The genomic interval tttcctgaaattccacgtaagaatctccactgaatttgggacaaaacgccacaaatttcaggtcaaacggatgagtattcacccacgaaaaaaatcaaacagtttcgcacacagacgaaccttcctttcagccctggcagtgatgaataaaaaatttattgccgatcccgtgggacgaatctggggctcaaatctcagccaaaactcaacagacacactgacgaacgtctagtaaaaatttcagaccaaaataccaaaggagtaaggcgtagcgagtcccagaccgagagtgaacaaaactggttttccgaaaacaaaacgtcctggcttttcttccccgtatcttccttttgtgatttctttacggacgtgcctccttacctgggtgcaaacaacatatgaaagtacttgtgcgaattttttcagcgcaatacggacccagaataaaattgcagaaagtagggtgAATTTTgacacaagttttggtagatgatagccttggtttgcacaaaatttctcaaaaattatctggaaatagttttttcctgaaattccatgtaaaaatctccactgaatttgggacaaaacgccacaaatttcaggtcaaacgaatcagtattcacccacgaaaaaaatcaaacagtttcgcacacagacgaaccttcctttcagccctgccagtgatgaataaaaaatttattgtcaatcttgtgggacgaatttggggctcaaatctcagccaaaactcaacagacacactgacgaacgtctggtaaaagcTTCATaccaaaagacccaaggaataaggAGTAGTAAAtcctagaccgagagtgaagaaaactggttttccaaaaacaaaacttcctggtttttcttctctatatctcctttttgtgatttgtttatggatgtgCCTCCTTAGCAGGGTGCAAACAACAGATGAAAGTACTTATGTGTATGTTTTTGGAATTTTTGAACGCAGTATGGACCCATTATAAAAATTGTTgaaagtagggcaaaatttcacaaattttggtagccttggtttgcacaaaatttctgaaaaattctcccgaaataacTTTTTGCTGAATTTACATgtaagaatctcgactgaatttgtGACAAAAGGCAACAAATTTAAGGTCAAACAAATGAGTATTcaactagaaaaaaaattcaaacagtTTGACACAAAgatgaaccttcctttcagtccTAACAGTTATGAATAAAAGATTTATTACAACTCTTGTAGAACTAATTTAGAGCTCAAATTTCAGGCATGACTGAATACACACAATGATATGATTAAAGAATTGTCAAGTGTCATCACCaaagattattaattttaaataattaagaacATTAAATGTCATATTTTATCTATGCTTTTGATATATATTAcgaaattgtatatttttttatcagagaaaaataaaacagaatTTGAACGTAACATATTAAACgataaaagaaatttaattgaagcaaattataaaagttaaatttttaaaaaactatttgaattgttttcttaaaagaaaaGCTTGAGTGTAACACCTTAAATAACTACAGTAGTTTTGTATAGGAAAACtggaaaaaaatgtaaattttagaACCAAAGTTGTGATTTAAATTTATGAGTTTAGAAATTTAAAACGCACAAATCCTGTCCTTAATGTTAACATTTTTGTAAAAATAGTTTACTTCAATCCTCTTCAAAGTAGGtattatttaaactaaaataaattaaatagctATTGATTCAtccttaatttaattaaaataaacactaATATTAGGATCTTCagatttataaaaaatactGATTTATTTCAGTTGAACGGGTGCATtaatatttgttatatatacacacacatatgTATGAGACAAAcactatatataattttaaaaatatgtatttaaaatcaaatttttaataaattatcataAAGTTCTGATTTTATTGCTTCATTTTtgctattattttattatttaataaatatcttATTTATATTAGTTTTCTTTTAATTCCCGCATTTATAAGATTaatcttattattatattactgataaaaaaaagtattactatagtgctgataaaaataataaaaattatagtaaCATCGTTCTGAATACTGTATAGtattatcaaatatatattacGGCATGTTTTTTCTACATAAgtttattacaaaataatatcCTTTAATTTTAAGAAGTATTTTTAGTATGTGTATATGCAAAAAAATGTAGATAGTAATatatagttttattatattacttttttaaatatgaagaaaattgtaaagtaaaaaaaaaaattatttcataataaCTTAAATGAAAAATGTCAGAAGTGGGATTTGAACCCACGCCCTCAAACGAGGACCAGAACTTGAGTCTGGCGCCTTAGACCACTCGGCCATCCTGACTTATATGTTTCGAGAATGTATCATGGGTTTTATGatcaataataatatgatatcttatttatatcaatttttaataaaataaataattaattttacccATATCTAAATTTCAATAGAACCAAGAAGTAGATTATAATCATttctattaattaaaatatagataCGGTActttttgtattaatttatgTCACAGGTatataaatgaaacaaaatgtTACAATAGTACCATTATGAATACTATACACTTCACTATACCAAGTATATACTGTGAAAAATATTCTACTGGAAAGTAGATGCACATTGATaacaaaagttttttttcttttttatgtgtgtgtatatataatatataataccACTTATAGTGTCAAATATTTTGAtgttcaaataataaaattgcaaaTCAATTATTATAAACTGTCACATTAAAAATCCGTTAATACCCTGAGTTTGACatacttaaaaaaatgaaaagtaatctgaaaaattattcttaaaaaatatagttattgatctattttttactttgagaataaaaaaataatacatgtaATTTTTTCGTGATGAAAGTCCTATTTCCATTTTCTAGCTTGTTTTTTAATGGGAGAAATGATTAGTTGGTTTTTGAGGACAGtgtaataataaaacataaaaaagagaagagttttaaataaatgaagaataaatataaaagttacaaatttataaatagaaaattaaatttttatttgttattttattaaaagaattaatTTAATCTCTTTTAAGTTTTGTccaaaattttgagaaaactgcttattcttttctaacattttttaaaatcaaataaataatctTCTATCCCTAATTTAATTTAGAAGAAGTACAACGATGGTATAAGTTATagaaattttaaagaaatactACTTTATTTCACATTGGTGCATTaacttttgttaaaaaaaagatTCATATTCATTTTAcaactaaatttaataaattatcataGCTTTTGTTCAACTGTTTAGTTTAGTATCTTATTTATAATAGCTTTCTTAAtcaattaatgaataaattaatattgttggacaaattttgaaatattgatattttttttcatttttattaacaaatgtatatatatatatatatatgcaatattttttttcatcattatTCACTATGAGATGAATCTTAAACGTGATCTTAAGCCTAAGGATTgatttaattatcttatttttagttgttatttagCATGCATCAGTCTATAAAGGACagcaaataaaaagaaaaataaagaaaagaaaagaaaaaaagtatgcAAAAATCTTAGTTTCTTAAGTCCTGTTTTAGCAAAGTGCTTTGcgtgtttttatattttattcagaaaaaaaaactcaattttatatATTCAATAATGTTAGTCCATAATTAAAAGCAATTCAACGCGTCATTACATATCATCAACACTAACAATACTTGACAATGGATTTTAATACaacatttattaataaaaaggttaattttctttataaaagcttactataattttttttaattaaataaatataaataataattaaaaaataaaaaacaaaacatacatagataaaaaaaaagttagtttAAACCCAACTAAAGATAATAGTTTTCCATTTATGCAGTAATTGAGAATCCAATTCCATGGTAGAAAGTCATagattatttaaaacaaaaaaacattgGAAAAAAATGAAGAGGCAACAGGGTTAAAAAGGAGGAGATTCTTAGAATTATGTTAGGTAAAATTGTCACCAAACATAACAGTAAGATGCTTTCAAAGTAACTGAAACTGAAAGTTAGCACAGAAAAATGTTTATACAAAATACTCTAAAGAATTTTGATGCTATTATTtaagtataaattattatatataataagtttattattattaataataattacttcAACAACACACTTGGAAAAAAAATCTGATGTGAGAGTTCCTTGGCTGAGAGAAAAATGAAAGacagaagaaagaaagaagatagAAGAAGAATCGAATCTCTTAGCCACTATAAAAAGTGAGAGTGACCTTAATTAATTAAGCAACTCCCtttaattaattacataataatataCTTTGCCCCTTATATACGTTGGTTGATTAAATCCTATAAGAATCATAGCAACATGCAGTAAAAAACcagataaaaatattataccCTTTAGCTTAATCTTTTACTTAGGACTCAGCAACTTATAGTGGGTTTTACTCCACCTAATATTCTTTATGGATTAATCTATAGTATctatatatctatatctattCATCACAAAATCTAAGACTTTATTATCATATTCCATTGCTTCATTTCATGCAAGAACattctcttcttccattcatcaaTCACATTGCGAATGGATTGCTTCTGCATACACATTGCTCTCATCTGGGTTTTCATTTTCAAAGGTAATTCATTATTTCATTCTTCATTGGTTAAATCTTTTGCATAACATAACTTGTTTCTAAAATTTGCATCATTGGATAATAGGTGCTTCAGGTGCAACATTTACTCTTATAAACAAATGTGATTACACAGTGTGGCCTGGGATTTTGGCCAATGCAGGGAGCTCCGGATTGGATTCAACCGGGTTTCAACTCCAACCGGGTGGGTCAAGGATCTTCCACGCGCCGCCGAATTGGTCGGGAAGATTCTGGGGAAGAACCGGGTGCAATTTTGACCCGAATACCCAACAGGGTAGTTGCACAACCGGAGACTGTGGCTCCAATCAGGTAGAATGCAACGGGGGCGGGGCAAGCCCACCCGCCACATTGGCGGAGTTCACGGTCGGGTCGGGTTCGGGCACGCAGGACTTTTACGATGTGAGTCTCGTTGACGGTTACAACTTGCCGTTAATTGTGGAGCCCAGTGGCGGATCAGGTACGTGCGGGTCTACCGGGTGCGCTGCGGACCTGAACCAACGGTGCCCCAACGAGTTACGCGTGGCGGATCGCGCCGCGTGTAGGAGCGCCTGCGAGGCGTTTCGGAGCCCCGAGTATTGCTGCAGCGGCGCGTACGGTTCACCCGCGACATGCAAGCCTTCGATTTATTCGCAGGTATTCAAATCCGCGTGTCCGAAATCGTATAGCTACGCATACGACGACGCTACGAGTACGTTTACGTGTACGGGAGCTGATTATACCATTACATTCTGCCCTTCAACCACAAGGTAAGGAGATTCTGCATCTAACTATTAATttcatcaattatttttttatttgtttgttttcttttcagTGCCATTTCTTTCTTTATGCTTTCAGTGTTAATGTTGCAATAATcatcattataataatatgcCACCGTTTTATTAAAATTGGAGTGATATGGTAGTTACtaacttttttgttttctagttATAGTGACCTTTTAGTGTCGCACAAGTTAATGTCGAAACTATATTTGCTTGAGGAacacaaaaagaaaagagagttGCTTGCAAAATAAGAGGCCAAGCAATTCGAATCTATTACAGCATATTTTCGTTGGATTGTTTCCTTATTCATAAATAATGTACCATTTTGTtccaaatattttcaaaatctaaaatctaaaaataagaGTATGTTTTAAATAAGAGTTTTGACAACCTTAAACctaaaacattattaaaaataagtgTACTTTCAATCGAATGTGTTATCTGTCATCTTTCTTATAAGTTCTCTcgtatatatattatttctctTTTCTGCTACTGTTACATCTAACCTTATTTTCTATCAACTTCATAgtaaatgtttttcttttatttatatgttgACTCTTCGAAATTCTCACAATTCCTTcttaaaaattcattaaaataatatcgcCATCAGATTCTTTAATATGGTTTATACCCATAATCCTATATTTCTTTTTGGTATAAATAATTGatgtaattaataaattattttaggaaTAACAAAAGTGTTTTGTGTTTACGTGCAGCCAAAAATCTGCAAGGGATTCACCACCTCCTCCAACTGGAATTGGGTCAGAAACAGGGACAGGGGAGATGCCATTGATAGTTAACAGTCCATGGTTTCCCAACTTTTTCACTGGACTCTCATCCAACTCTCATTCGTGTCCCTTGCCATTCATTGTTACACTCACTGTGCTAATCTTCTTCTCTTTGCAATACTCATAGTGCAAAAAAGTGCTAGGTGACATTTTTTAGGGTAACTAAGTCTCATGGTAAATGGTACAAAACCTCTCAATGAATTCTCTTTCACAATCATTTTAACTGGAAAGCAATTGCAATCAGAATCATGTGCACCCCACCAGCAAAAGGGGGTTTTTCATACATGGATTGCCATTATTCAAATAGAAAGTGATGTAGCAGAATATGAAAAGTAGTGTTTTCTATGCTTTGCTTGACTTAGAATTTGAGTAACATGGTTGGTACTCTACTAACCAGTTAAAGGCAACTTTGAGGGTATTTTAAGCTTGGAACCGTGTCATTTGGGTTGGCAAAACAATGGGATATGCAATTATATTGTCTAGCAAAGAGACATAGCCACTTATTGCTGAACTAATGCTGATGCTAAACGCACTCGGTTCTGTTCAAAGGCACGTAGCTAGTTTGATTAAACAACTCAATGATGGTTTTTTAAGCAGTGGAGTTCTTTGAAACCTTGATGATGATGTAATGGCTTATTCAAGTGTTGTACATTTCAAGATTTAGTCCCATTGAGATTTACTTACTGTGCTCTCTTTTACAATGTCCCTATCagcacaattttaaaataattatgcaTAAAATTTCATCCCTAACTATCATATATTTGTGTCGATTAAACAAGAGAAACGTCAGTTAGGATTATACGTATTTATTTGACGAAATGCAACGGTTAATGCTTATTTAGTTCATTAAATCATTAGAAGTTTTGAGGCTTATAAAAGATTAGATGGTAACGTCTTAATGTAGTTGATCCTTTTCCATTTATTAGTTAGTGCACAATATTTTACTTTGAATGAATATTTGCTGAAGAAAAAGTGAATAGAAAATTGGAGAGAATATATAAGGAAAGGCTGACTGATATTTATTTGCTAACATTTGGGGGTGTTATGGAAGGTGGGAGAAGAAATTTGGGGACCGCAATTTACTTTAAATTTCtattacttattatttttaatatggtaGTTCAATATATGGAAACATTTTGGAATTAGACATTTATTACATTAGGAACGTTTAATTCCTTTTGGGCCAAAGTTCTTGGGTAAACGTAAACTTTTATGGAGGTGGGCAATCTTGtaggactgtttcttcctgcacctccatatgttcTTCTCGCAtcccatacacaacatgaaaaatatctttttaaccttcttgtgccacctcCATAAAgtagcttctggattatatagTCCGGACATGCATTTGGAAATAGACttctggattacgtaatccgaaagctaaaaaagacttctgaattacataatctgaaaactaatcatgcatttgaaaaaaggtttctgaattatgtaattcagaaacTAATTACGAATTTGAAAAAGACTTCCGAATTACGTAATCCATAATATTACTGAGGGTttggaaatatgaaaatgtATGGAGGTGGGagaagaatatatggaggtgcaggaagaaacagcccTCTTGTAGTCCTAGACACATTCAACATTTGGGCCACATTTTGTCATTAGAAGCAATAATATTTACTTCCTGCAACCAATGAAATTTGAACTTGCACCTGCTGTTTAtgcaaaatgacaaaaatatctttaaatatAATGGGGTGCAGCTCAAAATACATTTTGGAAtctctttttcaaaacatttctagatttagatttttaaaacatttttctggATTTTGAAATTCTTTTTCGCTTTCAGATTTTGAAACACTTTTATTGTATTTCAAAAGgacaattttagaaatttaaaagtGGATTGGGTACATGTCACCCTTCATTGCGTGCAGGAAGAATTAACATAAACTAATTCTAAGCAATTAACCTGTTTAAATAAAGGAATGTTGCTAACATTAGAGAGAAAAAATTTATATGAGAATGTGAAGGAAAAAGAATTCTAAATTATTCATGAATATAGTTAGAATTAAATCACCAAGTCAAAACaacattttcaaataattatatgATATGATGACTTAACTTTCTAATGCCTTTATTCGAGTAATCCAAATGTGTTTCTTTCACCCTTTCGTTTCGTTATAAAGGCTCCTTTCACTTAATAcgttttttcttttaagaaagTCACGAGACTTCATAATTTACTCTTAACTTTTCACGTTGGAGAACAATTATATGGTTCAAATTTATCTCTCACACCCTCTCATATTGCATTTTGACAACGTTGATGATGGGAAAGAGAAGTAAGGAAAGTTTTTTGGAAGTGAAAATTGTGTTAAGACTAATAGGGTGGTAGTGCAAAATTCGAGCGCATAAGATGATTACACTAAGGTATCCTTTAAAAagttatgaaaacaaaattcatACTACATAAGCTTGTACGGTCTATCTTAATAGCTAAAGcatgaaaaagaaagggaaaccGACAGCACCGTCAATAAATAGAGGATGTGATGCAAATCTACAACTCGTCTTTGGTATCGTCGACATCATCATCAACTTCATCAGGCTTTGGAGTATCTTGTTTTGCCTCACTTTCAGCCTCCGCTTCGGTGTCATCTTCCTCTTCAACTGTTGCTTCAGGACTGATGTCCAAGCTAGTCTTCACTGAATCATAAATACGGGAAGTAAAATCCTTGGGATCATCAAGCAGGAAGCCACTTTCGAAGAGTGCAGTCTGGTACATCAGCTGTGCTGTTTGTTTTACACCCTCATCCTGAAAAGTTAGCCCATTGTGTCAACAAATAAACCTTAATCGTCTCAAGTGACAGGAAACATTGAAATCTAAGAATGAATACCTCGGGGTTCTTTACTACTCTCTCGCGGAGCTCCTTGATAATAGGGTGCCTAGGATTGATCTCAAGCACCCTCTTGCCACGCATGTATGCTTGCTTGCTAGCATCTGACAAAGTTTGAGACTGCATGATTCGCTCCATGTTTGCACTCCAACCATATTTTGATGTCACCACTACACAAGGAGTGTTATCCAATCGGTTGGATATCTTCACATCATCGACATTGTCCTTGGAAAGAGAACTTTTCCACCACTTGGTAAGATCCTTAAAGGATTCCTTCAGTTCCTTGTTTTTAGTATCCTTCCCAAGTTTCAAACCCTCCTTGGACACATTTTGGAactttttatcttcataatCCATCAGGTATTGCATCAAGTATTCATCAACTGGATCCGTGAAGAAAATAACCTGTACCaagtttaaaagaaaatacagTTAGAAGACATCAAATCAATGAGATCGTCTTTCCTCAGCAGAACAGAGACAAAAGTTtccaaagaaagaaaaaatacaatttcTGGAAGTAACATTTTtgcattaaaataaattgattttaattgcACCTCaaaatttttcttcttaagcCGCTCAAGGAATGGAGATTTTTCCAGTTGTTCTTTGTTGGTTCCAGTTATGTAAAAGATGTCCTTCTGCCCAGCTTTCATTCTAGATATGTACTGATCCAGGGATGTCAATTTACCGTCAGACGTGGTGCTGTAAGAGTTACAGGCATCAGCAAAATGTTACCTAACGAAAACGAGGAAATAACACTACCGAGTTTAGTTATTACATGCAGAATTAATATACCTCTCAAATCTGAGCAATTTTGCCAACCGATTTCTGTTAGTGGCATCCTCGATGATACCAAGTTTAATGGATTTACCGAACTCGTTCCAGAACTTGACATATTGACCTTTCTTCTCATCCTTGTCAGAGGATGCATTTTCTGCATAAATATTTAAGATAGATGGAAGTGCGAAGTCAACGAATAGAATTCAAGAAGCCACTTatacaattaaagaaaaatgacAACATCATTTCACCACCACCCCCGCAAGAATAAACGATAACAATTCGACTGTTTGACACACAGCAAGCCTAGAATTGTAGAACTGATACACGTTTTGGTCAACCTTAGCCCATGAAAAGGAATAAGATGGAGCCCATAATTTAACACCAtacctttcttttctttgtctGTGGACTCGTCGGGATCCTCATCAGCAATCCTACGGATCATATCAAGGGCTTTCCTGATAAGTttcttcttgattgtctttAGACTATTATGTTGTTGAAGCATCTCTCGCGATACATTAAGTGGTAATGTGTCAGAATCAACAAGACCCTGCTCCCAATGTCAAAAATAACATTAACAAAAAATTACTCTGATcctcataaatatatttatgtccAATAACAAGGCACAGTGATGCCTACCCTCAAGAAGTTTAGGTACTTGGGCAACAGTTCATCAAACTCGTCTGAAATGAACACTCGTCTAACATACAACTTCAGGTTGGATTTGTTTGCGTTATAATAGCTCTCGTATAAATCTTGAGGTGCCTTGGGTGGTACAAACAGGACTGCCTTGAACTCTACATCACCTTCGGCAGTGAAGTGACTCCACGATAGAGGTTTCTCATCATTGAAATCCTGCACACAGATAAATCCACAACTTTATGAATATTAACAAACTCGGAGTGAAGGAAATTTAGCTACAGATTACCTTGAAGTATCACATAAGAAAT from Phaseolus vulgaris cultivar G19833 chromosome 1, P. vulgaris v2.0, whole genome shotgun sequence carries:
- the LOC137816320 gene encoding thaumatin-like protein 1, giving the protein MDCFCIHIALIWVFIFKGASGATFTLINKCDYTVWPGILANAGSSGLDSTGFQLQPGGSRIFHAPPNWSGRFWGRTGCNFDPNTQQGSCTTGDCGSNQVECNGGGASPPATLAEFTVGSGSGTQDFYDVSLVDGYNLPLIVEPSGGSGTCGSTGCAADLNQRCPNELRVADRAACRSACEAFRSPEYCCSGAYGSPATCKPSIYSQVFKSACPKSYSYAYDDATSTFTCTGADYTITFCPSTTSQKSARDSPPPPTGIGSETGTGEMPLIVNSPWFPNFFTGLSSNSHSCPLPFIVTLTVLIFFSLQYS
- the LOC137816326 gene encoding endoplasmin homolog translates to MRKWTVASVLLLLSLLFLFADQGRKFQANAAGDSDELVDPPKVEDKIGAVPHGLSTDSDVVKREAESISKRSLRSSAEKFEFQAEVSRLMDIIINSLYSNKDIFLRELISNASDALDKIRFLSLTDKEVLGEGDNTKLDIRIKLDKEKKILSIRDRGIGMTKEDLIKNLGTIAKSGTSAFVEKMQTSGDLNLIGQFGVGFYSVYLVADYVEVVSKHNDDKQYVWESKADGAFAISEDTWNEPLGRGTEIRLHLKEEAGEYLEESKLKELVKRYSEFINFPIYIWASKEVDVEVPADEDESGDEDDSAYGSSKEETEDEDADKGEDDEDKKPKTKTVKETTYEWELLNDVKAIWLRNPKEVTEEEYTKFYHSLAKDFNDEKPLSWSHFTAEGDVEFKAVLFVPPKAPQDLYESYYNANKSNLKLYVRRVFISDEFDELLPKYLNFLRGLVDSDTLPLNVSREMLQQHNSLKTIKKKLIRKALDMIRRIADEDPDESTDKEKKENASSDKDEKKGQYVKFWNEFGKSIKLGIIEDATNRNRLAKLLRFESTTSDGKLTSLDQYISRMKAGQKDIFYITGTNKEQLEKSPFLERLKKKNFEVIFFTDPVDEYLMQYLMDYEDKKFQNVSKEGLKLGKDTKNKELKESFKDLTKWWKSSLSKDNVDDVKISNRLDNTPCVVVTSKYGWSANMERIMQSQTLSDASKQAYMRGKRVLEINPRHPIIKELRERVVKNPEDEGVKQTAQLMYQTALFESGFLLDDPKDFTSRIYDSVKTSLDISPEATVEEEDDTEAEAESEAKQDTPKPDEVDDDVDDTKDEL